A single genomic interval of Sebastes umbrosus isolate fSebUmb1 chromosome 9, fSebUmb1.pri, whole genome shotgun sequence harbors:
- the LOC119494180 gene encoding fibroblast growth factor 18-like isoform X3: protein MLLVMCNPLQQVLGVDGVNFSVHVENQTQVRDTMSRRHHRVYQLYSRTSGKHVQVLGRRISARGEDGDKFAQLVVEADTFGSQVRIRGKETNFYLCMNRRGKLVGKKASNRSDDCVFVEKVLENHYTALMSARYTGWYVGFTKRGRPRRGPHTLPNQQDVHFMKRFPPGEQPDLTTPFRFTTVSKRGKRVRATGPR from the exons ATGTTGCTGGTGATGTGCAATCCATTACAG CAGGTACTTGGTGTGGATGGAGTCAACTTCAGCGTGCATGTGGAGAACCAGACGCAGGTGCGAGACACCATGAGTCGGCGACACCACCGGGTCTACCAGCTCTACAGCCGCACCAGTGGCAAACACGTCCAGGTGCTGGGACGCAGAATCAGCGCTCGAGGAGAAGATGGAGACAAATttg CCCAGCTCGTAGTGGAGGCCGATACCTTTGGTAGCCAGGTGAGAATCCGGGGCAAAGAAACCAATTTCTACCTGTGCATGAATCGCCGCGGCAAGCTGGTAGGAAAG AAGGCCAGTAATCGAAGCGATGACTGCGTCTTTGTGGAAAAGGTTCTGGAAAACCACTacacagctctgatgtcggcGCGCTACACAGGCTGGTATGTGGGCTTCACTAAAAGAGGCCGTCCTCGCCGTGGCCCGCACACGCTCCCCAACCAGCAGGATGTACACTTCATGAAGCGCTTCCCGCCCGGGGAGCAGCCCGACCTCACCACCCCCTTTCGCTTCACCACCGTCAGCAAGCGGGGCAAGCGGGTGCGTGCTACCGGGCCCCGCTAG
- the LOC119494180 gene encoding fibroblast growth factor 18-like isoform X4 — protein sequence MLLVMCNPLQVLGVDGVNFSVHVENQTQVRDTMSRRHHRVYQLYSRTSGKHVQVLGRRISARGEDGDKFAQLVVEADTFGSQVRIRGKETNFYLCMNRRGKLVGKKASNRSDDCVFVEKVLENHYTALMSARYTGWYVGFTKRGRPRRGPHTLPNQQDVHFMKRFPPGEQPDLTTPFRFTTVSKRGKRVRATGPR from the exons ATGTTGCTGGTGATGTGCAATCCATTACAG GTACTTGGTGTGGATGGAGTCAACTTCAGCGTGCATGTGGAGAACCAGACGCAGGTGCGAGACACCATGAGTCGGCGACACCACCGGGTCTACCAGCTCTACAGCCGCACCAGTGGCAAACACGTCCAGGTGCTGGGACGCAGAATCAGCGCTCGAGGAGAAGATGGAGACAAATttg CCCAGCTCGTAGTGGAGGCCGATACCTTTGGTAGCCAGGTGAGAATCCGGGGCAAAGAAACCAATTTCTACCTGTGCATGAATCGCCGCGGCAAGCTGGTAGGAAAG AAGGCCAGTAATCGAAGCGATGACTGCGTCTTTGTGGAAAAGGTTCTGGAAAACCACTacacagctctgatgtcggcGCGCTACACAGGCTGGTATGTGGGCTTCACTAAAAGAGGCCGTCCTCGCCGTGGCCCGCACACGCTCCCCAACCAGCAGGATGTACACTTCATGAAGCGCTTCCCGCCCGGGGAGCAGCCCGACCTCACCACCCCCTTTCGCTTCACCACCGTCAGCAAGCGGGGCAAGCGGGTGCGTGCTACCGGGCCCCGCTAG
- the LOC119494180 gene encoding fibroblast growth factor 18-like isoform X2, with protein sequence MWSLLSTLTVLCIQMLLVMCNPLQVLGVDGVNFSVHVENQTQVRDTMSRRHHRVYQLYSRTSGKHVQVLGRRISARGEDGDKFAQLVVEADTFGSQVRIRGKETNFYLCMNRRGKLVGKKASNRSDDCVFVEKVLENHYTALMSARYTGWYVGFTKRGRPRRGPHTLPNQQDVHFMKRFPPGEQPDLTTPFRFTTVSKRGKRVRATGPR encoded by the exons ATGTGGTCCCTTCTTTCCACGCTGACCGTCTT ATGTATCCAGATGTTGCTGGTGATGTGCAATCCATTACAG GTACTTGGTGTGGATGGAGTCAACTTCAGCGTGCATGTGGAGAACCAGACGCAGGTGCGAGACACCATGAGTCGGCGACACCACCGGGTCTACCAGCTCTACAGCCGCACCAGTGGCAAACACGTCCAGGTGCTGGGACGCAGAATCAGCGCTCGAGGAGAAGATGGAGACAAATttg CCCAGCTCGTAGTGGAGGCCGATACCTTTGGTAGCCAGGTGAGAATCCGGGGCAAAGAAACCAATTTCTACCTGTGCATGAATCGCCGCGGCAAGCTGGTAGGAAAG AAGGCCAGTAATCGAAGCGATGACTGCGTCTTTGTGGAAAAGGTTCTGGAAAACCACTacacagctctgatgtcggcGCGCTACACAGGCTGGTATGTGGGCTTCACTAAAAGAGGCCGTCCTCGCCGTGGCCCGCACACGCTCCCCAACCAGCAGGATGTACACTTCATGAAGCGCTTCCCGCCCGGGGAGCAGCCCGACCTCACCACCCCCTTTCGCTTCACCACCGTCAGCAAGCGGGGCAAGCGGGTGCGTGCTACCGGGCCCCGCTAG
- the LOC119494180 gene encoding fibroblast growth factor 18-like isoform X1 has protein sequence MWSLLSTLTVLCIQMLLVMCNPLQQVLGVDGVNFSVHVENQTQVRDTMSRRHHRVYQLYSRTSGKHVQVLGRRISARGEDGDKFAQLVVEADTFGSQVRIRGKETNFYLCMNRRGKLVGKKASNRSDDCVFVEKVLENHYTALMSARYTGWYVGFTKRGRPRRGPHTLPNQQDVHFMKRFPPGEQPDLTTPFRFTTVSKRGKRVRATGPR, from the exons ATGTGGTCCCTTCTTTCCACGCTGACCGTCTT ATGTATCCAGATGTTGCTGGTGATGTGCAATCCATTACAG CAGGTACTTGGTGTGGATGGAGTCAACTTCAGCGTGCATGTGGAGAACCAGACGCAGGTGCGAGACACCATGAGTCGGCGACACCACCGGGTCTACCAGCTCTACAGCCGCACCAGTGGCAAACACGTCCAGGTGCTGGGACGCAGAATCAGCGCTCGAGGAGAAGATGGAGACAAATttg CCCAGCTCGTAGTGGAGGCCGATACCTTTGGTAGCCAGGTGAGAATCCGGGGCAAAGAAACCAATTTCTACCTGTGCATGAATCGCCGCGGCAAGCTGGTAGGAAAG AAGGCCAGTAATCGAAGCGATGACTGCGTCTTTGTGGAAAAGGTTCTGGAAAACCACTacacagctctgatgtcggcGCGCTACACAGGCTGGTATGTGGGCTTCACTAAAAGAGGCCGTCCTCGCCGTGGCCCGCACACGCTCCCCAACCAGCAGGATGTACACTTCATGAAGCGCTTCCCGCCCGGGGAGCAGCCCGACCTCACCACCCCCTTTCGCTTCACCACCGTCAGCAAGCGGGGCAAGCGGGTGCGTGCTACCGGGCCCCGCTAG